A single region of the Nitrospirota bacterium genome encodes:
- a CDS encoding DUF2281 domain-containing protein: MSKKELLISELGKVPEPFLDEVLDFVQFLKTKIIKERLALAIASESSLKKDWLRPEEDKAWQGL; the protein is encoded by the coding sequence ATGAGCAAAAAGGAACTCCTTATAAGCGAGCTTGGAAAAGTTCCAGAGCCTTTTCTTGATGAGGTCTTAGATTTTGTCCAATTTTTAAAAACAAAAATAATCAAGGAAAGGCTTGCTCTTGCCATTGCAAGTGAATCATCCCTTAAGAAAGATTGGCTTAGACCTGAGGAAGATAAGGCGTGGCAGGGTTTATAA
- a CDS encoding type II toxin-antitoxin system PemK/MazF family toxin, which produces MAGFIKGDVVVVPFPFSDLTQAKRRPALVITALEGDDLILCQITSQSVKDNYAISLDDKDFETGSLKQSSNVRPNRLFTADNHIVLYKVGNLTAEKLKEIIKRVIEIIQN; this is translated from the coding sequence GTGGCAGGGTTTATAAAAGGTGATGTCGTTGTTGTCCCATTTCCCTTCTCTGACTTAACCCAAGCCAAAAGGCGTCCTGCTTTGGTTATTACTGCATTAGAAGGAGATGACTTGATTCTTTGTCAGATAACCAGTCAATCCGTCAAAGACAATTATGCAATCTCACTTGATGATAAAGATTTTGAGACAGGCAGTTTAAAACAGTCAAGTAATGTGAGACCTAATCGTTTATTCACAGCAGATAATCATATTGTTTTGTATAAAGTCGGCAATCTTACAGCAGAGAAGCTTAAAGAAATTATTAAAAGAGTAATTGAAATCATACAGAATTAA
- the lipA gene encoding lipoyl synthase → MLPDWIRTRYSYEGIHDMKHLLRRYGLSTVCEEARCPNKSECFRKPTATFMILGSLCTRGCSFCSVDKGLPFPPETDEPLRVSLAAKEMGLKYIVLTSPTRDDLFDGGAGHFRDTVLEVKRHISFAKVEVLTPDFMGSMDSLRTVISSCPDVFNHNVETVPSLYPEVRHQANYERSLNLLYEAKKLKPHIKTKSGLMLGFGESFDEVLGVFHDLKSAGCEMITIGQYLQPSKRNLPVKEYVLPKTFERLKDLALDMGFNSVASSPLVRSSMNAEEVFSNVAF, encoded by the coding sequence ATGCTTCCTGATTGGATAAGGACAAGATATAGCTATGAGGGCATTCATGATATGAAGCATCTACTCCGCAGATATGGGCTTTCTACTGTTTGCGAGGAGGCAAGATGCCCGAATAAGTCAGAGTGCTTTAGAAAGCCCACTGCCACATTCATGATATTAGGGAGTCTTTGCACAAGAGGGTGTAGCTTTTGCTCTGTAGATAAAGGACTGCCTTTTCCACCAGAGACCGATGAGCCTTTGAGGGTTTCACTTGCCGCTAAAGAGATGGGACTTAAATATATAGTGCTTACATCCCCTACGAGGGATGACCTTTTCGATGGAGGTGCAGGGCATTTTAGAGATACAGTTTTAGAGGTTAAAAGGCATATCTCCTTTGCAAAGGTTGAGGTATTAACCCCTGATTTCATGGGCTCTATGGATTCCTTAAGGACGGTCATTAGCTCATGCCCCGATGTCTTTAATCATAATGTGGAAACGGTTCCCAGTCTTTACCCTGAGGTGAGGCATCAGGCTAACTATGAAAGGTCACTTAATCTTCTTTATGAGGCAAAAAAACTTAAGCCACATATAAAGACAAAATCCGGACTGATGCTCGGATTTGGAGAGAGTTTCGATGAGGTGCTTGGCGTTTTCCATGACTTGAAAAGTGCAGGTTGTGAGATGATTACCATAGGGCAGTATCTACAGCCCTCTAAGAGAAACCTTCCTGTAAAGGAATATGTATTGCCCAAGACATTTGAAAGACTGAAAGATTTGGCTTTAGATATGGGCTTTAACTCTGTAGCTTCCTCACCATTAGTGAGAAGCTCGATGAACGCAGAAGAGGTATTTAGCAATGTCGCTTTTTGA
- a CDS encoding aminotransferase class I/II-fold pyridoxal phosphate-dependent enzyme produces MSLFDFWRIKRLPPYVFAIVNNLKAEARKMGEDIIDLGMGNPDLPPPEHVIGKLCEAAKNPKNHRYSASKGITQLRVAHTEWYKKRFDVDIDPETESVVTIGSKEGLSHLILATVQPGDVVMTPTPAYPIHPYSVIIAGGEVTNVPIGPGIDFFFELEQAYKKTWPRPKILIINFPHNPTTEVVEGLDFFKKVVDFAKENKVIVIHDFAYADLVFDGYKAPSFLQVEGAKDIGVEFFSLTKSYSMAGWRVGFCAGNKEVVGALIKIKSYLDYGMFQPIQIASIVALRGPQDCVEGYRKTYQSRRNELIKGLKKAGWDVPPPKATMFVWAEIPEPFKKLGSLEFCKFLIKEAGVAVSPGIGFGEGGDGFVRFALVENEHRIKQAVKGIKKALKKGI; encoded by the coding sequence ATGTCGCTTTTTGATTTTTGGCGCATTAAGAGACTTCCTCCTTATGTGTTTGCAATAGTAAATAACCTCAAGGCTGAGGCAAGAAAAATGGGCGAGGATATAATTGACTTAGGAATGGGAAACCCTGACCTTCCTCCGCCAGAGCATGTCATAGGGAAGCTCTGCGAGGCCGCAAAAAACCCGAAAAACCATAGGTACTCTGCATCTAAAGGCATAACACAATTAAGGGTTGCACACACCGAGTGGTATAAAAAAAGGTTCGATGTAGACATTGACCCTGAAACAGAATCCGTTGTAACAATAGGCTCAAAAGAAGGGCTTTCGCATCTCATATTAGCGACTGTTCAGCCAGGAGATGTGGTTATGACCCCAACGCCTGCTTACCCGATACACCCGTATAGCGTGATAATAGCAGGCGGAGAGGTAACGAATGTGCCAATTGGTCCAGGCATAGATTTCTTTTTTGAGCTTGAGCAAGCATACAAAAAGACATGGCCAAGGCCAAAGATACTTATAATAAACTTTCCGCATAATCCAACAACAGAGGTTGTCGAAGGGCTTGATTTTTTTAAGAAGGTAGTGGACTTTGCAAAGGAAAACAAGGTAATAGTTATACATGATTTTGCATATGCAGACTTAGTGTTTGACGGTTATAAGGCACCGAGTTTTCTTCAAGTAGAAGGGGCAAAGGACATTGGGGTTGAGTTTTTCTCCCTAACGAAAAGCTATTCCATGGCAGGCTGGAGGGTGGGTTTTTGCGCAGGCAACAAAGAGGTTGTTGGTGCCCTTATAAAGATAAAGAGCTATCTGGACTACGGTATGTTTCAGCCAATACAAATAGCAAGCATAGTAGCTTTGAGAGGTCCTCAGGACTGTGTGGAGGGATATAGAAAGACCTATCAGTCAAGAAGAAACGAGCTTATAAAGGGGCTAAAAAAGGCTGGCTGGGATGTCCCTCCACCAAAGGCAACTATGTTTGTCTGGGCAGAAATACCTGAGCCATTTAAAAAGCTCGGCTCACTTGAATTCTGCAAATTCCTCATTAAAGAGGCAGGTGTTGCAGTCTCCCCTGGGATTGGATTTGGAGAGGGCGGAGATGGCTTCGTGAGATTTGCCCTCGTTGAAAACGAGCATAGAATCAAACAGGCGGTAAAGGGGATAAAAAAGGCATTGAAAAAGGGGATTTGA